The following coding sequences are from one Leptospira mayottensis 200901116 window:
- a CDS encoding LA_1326/LA_4305 family lipoprotein, with the protein MNQVIVIFFILLSFSCFAGIRKELNYFSDSIAFYSFEDGPELPSWLDRSATYLQNEEKNNFKSLIANALYQMRNKNDSLINDSTLRIFSKELSKEIAERSYEKFEHSPYHTYHLWILKKEDMINPGRRIRRTVFLLYPKVDSIHFVFFELNQFIDFQAPYTFQDWSNYSLSESNIKPSLEVYIPDLATGALSYYRDFQGESKKFHIVFQTHSSTLENVGAEKSQKEKDSKDIEKRLIELKNLFDKKLISEEEFKKKREEILKSL; encoded by the coding sequence ATGAATCAAGTTATAGTTATATTTTTTATTCTTCTTTCATTTTCCTGTTTTGCAGGAATCCGTAAAGAGCTAAATTATTTTTCCGATTCGATCGCATTCTATTCTTTCGAAGACGGTCCTGAACTTCCTTCATGGTTGGATCGTAGTGCTACTTATCTTCAGAATGAAGAAAAAAATAATTTTAAAAGTCTGATCGCGAATGCTTTGTATCAGATGAGAAACAAAAATGATTCTCTGATTAACGATTCTACACTCAGGATTTTTTCAAAAGAATTGAGTAAGGAAATCGCTGAACGTTCTTATGAAAAATTTGAACATTCTCCGTATCACACCTATCATCTTTGGATATTAAAAAAAGAGGACATGATCAATCCTGGGCGGAGAATTCGAAGGACGGTGTTTTTGCTTTATCCAAAAGTTGATTCCATTCATTTCGTCTTTTTTGAATTGAATCAATTCATAGATTTTCAAGCACCTTATACGTTTCAAGATTGGTCTAATTATTCTCTATCCGAATCAAATATTAAACCTTCTCTGGAAGTTTATATTCCGGATCTTGCAACCGGGGCTTTATCTTATTATAGGGATTTTCAAGGAGAATCGAAAAAATTTCACATCGTTTTTCAAACTCATTCTTCTACTTTGGAAAACGTCGGGGCGGAAAAATCGCAAAAAGAAAAGGACTCAAAAGATATTGAGAAAAGACTCATAGAACTAAAAAACTTGTTCGATAAGAAATTAATTTCCGAAGAGGAATTTAAGAAGAAACGGGAAGAAATTCTGAAATCACTTTAA
- the csrA gene encoding carbon storage regulator CsrA, producing the protein MLVLARRTNESIMIGDDIEIVIVDIKGDQVKIGVKAPRNVSVHRAEVYRDIQEENKKAAGTKIKPEDLGKIGDILKKKDSGKKG; encoded by the coding sequence GTGCTGGTCTTAGCGAGACGAACGAACGAATCAATCATGATCGGTGACGACATAGAAATCGTCATTGTGGATATAAAAGGCGATCAGGTGAAAATTGGAGTTAAAGCTCCGAGAAACGTTTCGGTACATAGGGCTGAAGTTTATAGAGACATTCAGGAAGAAAACAAAAAGGCAGCAGGAACAAAGATTAAGCCGGAAGATCTTGGTAAGATTGGAGACATTTTAAAAAAGAAAGATTCCGGAAAAAAAGGCTGA